The DNA region ATACGGCGCCTGGCCAGTCAGGTAGAGCTGGCGCATATAGTGCTAGAGACCGATGCCCCGGACATACCCCCGTCCTGGCTGGGCCGGCCTGGCGGACCGGTACCGCGCAACGAGCCTGGCGAGGTGGCGCGCATTGCCGATGCCTTGGGCGAATTGCGCGGCATCTCTCGGCAAGAGGTGGACCGCGCAACGGCTGCCAACGCCAGGCGGGTACTGCCGCGCCTGGCTGCTGCTATAACTGCTTAGTTGATCTTGAAGCCCGTCTTTTTTACGACTTCGGACCAGCGGCGTTGTTCGGACACCAGCAGGGATGACAGATCTTCGCGCGAAGATCCCACGATCACGAAGCCGCTGTCCTCCAGCACTTTCCGGACTTTTTCGGCCTGCAACGCTGCAATCGTTTTTTCGTTAAGTACGTTTAGCGCCGCGTCGGGAGTTCCTTTGGGAGCAAAGAATGCGAACCAGGCGCCGAAATCAACGTCGGGCATCCCCAGCTCTTTGAATGTAGGAACCTGGGACAGCATCTTGGCCCGCTCTGCGCCCGTGATTGCCAGCGCGCCCATTTTTCCGCCCGCCAACTGCGGTGCAGCCATGGACGTCGTGACGAAGGCCCCTTGTACCTGACCGCTCATGATGGCGGTGACGGCATCGCCGGTGGAGCGATAGTGGATGGGTACGATCTTGAAGCCGCCAGCCTCGGCCAGCATCTCCGCCCCAAAGTGGCCGGGCGTGCCGGCGCCAAAGGTGGCGATGTTGAATTCGTCCGTGCTTTCTTTTGCAGCCTTTACGAATTCGGCCAGGGTTTTATAGGGAGAGTCGGCCGGCGTCACCAGAACGAAGTTCGTGCGTACCGCTTCGGTGATGGGCTCAAATTCTTCTATCGGTTTGTACGAAAGGTTGGCCGTAGTTTCAGGCGAAATGCTGATGGAGCCGACTTCGCCAAGAAGTATGTTGTAGCCGTTGGGTGTGCCGCGGGCAACGGAATACGCAGCGATCTGCCCACCGGCCCCCGCCTTGTTTTCCACGACTACGGGTTGACCCAGTTCCTGCGACATCTGATCGCCCACCGTCCTGGCGACGATGTCCGGGCCAGTACCTGCCGGGAACCCTACAGTCAGGCGTATGGGCTGTTCAGGAAAGGCGGCGAAGGCCGTGCTGGCCGCGAAGGATAGGGCGGCGGCGAATAGCACGCGGCTGATGGACTTGAGTTTCATGTGGGAAGTCTCCAGGTTTATTGTGGGTAGTACTAGCGGACGACAAAAAAGTTAAGTTCAACGCGATCGGGATAGCGCGCACCGGTTCCAAGAAATAAGTGGGTGTTCAACCAAGCGAGCCTGGGTGCCGCCGTCTCGAATCGCGGGATGCTTCTGAAGTAGATGCGCGCCGGGTCCACGGGCAGGCCCTGGGCCAACAAGCGGATGTCTTCCTGCGACCCGGTCCGGATGCCGGTGTTCTCGACATATATCTGTTCGCCTTGATCGGTTTCGATGACATAGCGTGCATGGATATCCGTATAGGTCGGCGAACTGATCAACTGGAAATCGGCGCCGCCCGGCAGAATACGTCCGTTGAATACCGGCCCCGAAACCGTGCCGCCGGTAATCGGTATGACACGTCGGTTTCCAAATGGGGTCGCACCCACTTCCTGTGGCGCCGCGACCTCGACGGTAAGCGTTGCCAGATGCTCCACCGCAGGTGGTGTATGGATAGCCGTCATGACTGTTTTTCCTGGTTGGTGGTTGCGGGCGCGGCCTTGCCGCCAGATGACTGCGATGCCTTAAGGGCTGCGGGGTCGAATCCTGCCAGCCGCTTGTATTGCAGCGAGATCTCTTCCAGCTCTTGCTGCGGCACGACATCATGGATGTGCGCAAAGCCGGCAGGAGCCCGCTCGTGCGCGATTTGCATGACTTGCTCGGGTCCGTTAAGACGGTTTTTCAGTACGATGCCTGCCGTTACGGGCAGACGTTCGGCCTCGTACTCTTTCAGTGCCAATTCGGTGCTGCCGCCGCGCCTGGCATCCAGCGCCACTAGCCGGTCAGCTACACAACGGGCGTCCAGGATGGCCTGTGCCGAGCCGTTGGAACCTATGGGATACATCGGGTGTGCGGCGTCGCCCAGCAAGCTGACCCGCTCATGCGTCCATCGGGGCAAGGGGTCTTTATCGACCAGCGGGAACTCGTAAATGGCCTCGGCGCCCCGGATGATGGCCGGGATGTCGATCCAGTCCCACTTCCAGGTGGCGAACCGGTCTTCGAATACCGACGCGCTGACCTGGCGGTTCCAGTCCATGGGCGGGCGATCGGACTGGTCAATACGCAGCTCGGCTATCCAGTTGATGCGCGAACGGCCGTCCCGGCGCAGCGGCTCAGAGATGGGGTAGCAAACGAATTTCTGGTCTTGATGGCCAGCCATGAACATGGTCTTGCCATCCAGATAAGGCTCCGCGTCGGTGATGGCACGCCAAAGCATGCGTCCGGAGAAGCGCAATTCGTCAGCGGTGGGATAGAAGAAATGTCGCACGGCGGAATGGATGCCATCGGCGCCTATCAACAGGTCGGACCTGACCTCGTCAACGCTGCTGCTATGGCGATTACGGAAGCGTGCTGTCACGCCCTGGCCATCTTGCTGGAGCGACTCGAAGGCCATGCCAGTATGCAAACACTGTGCGCCCAGGCGCCGAACGACCTCGTCGGCCAGGGCCAACTGCAGTTCGCCGCGATGTATCGAAAGCTGCGGCACGGGGTATCCGGCCGCCAGCCCGCGGGGCTCTTGCCAGATGGGCTGGCCATGCACGTTGTAATAGTGCAGGGCGCTGGTGTGTATGGCGTGTGCGGTCAGGGTGTCCAGCATGCCGATCGCTGTCATCTCGGCCACCGCATGCGGCAACAGATTGATGCCGACGCCCAGCGGCTTGAGCTCGCGCACGCTTTCGAATACCTCGCAGTCGATGCCGCGCTGATGCAGCATCAGCGCTAGCGTCAGTCCACCGATTCCGGCGCCCACGATCGTTACTTTCACCAGCCATCTCCCTGCGTCGATTATTTGTTATGCATCATAACAATATGGTCTATCCCCCCGCCTATCGGGATTTACCCCAGCCTATGAGGCCGACGGCAACTCGGTTAACGTTCGTTTTTCTCCCAAGTGAATACGGTTGTGAGCAAGCGAATGAATACGGGCGAGGGCGACCCGACAGTGCCGGGGCCCAGTCAGCGGCTTAACGCCCAGGTGGCCGGCGTTGATTACGGCGTGCTGGACGAGTTGGTCGGCTATGCGCTGCGCCGCGCGCAGATCCGAATTTATCAAGACTTCCTGGAAACCATGGCAGCGTGGTCGATCACGCCTCCGCGCTTCTCCGCCATGACATTGCTGGATGCCAACGCCGGCATGAAGCTGACCGAGCTGGCCAACGCCATGGGCATCGCCCGATCCGGCGCCGTGCAGGTCGTGCACGCCCTGGAGAAGCTGGGCCATGTGAAGCGTACGGATTCTGCCGTGGATCGCCGTGCGCATTCACTGGCCTTGACAGCTTCGGGCACGGCGGCACTGCGCAGCATCCGTCGCGCCATCAAGCAACACGACGAGCGCATCAGCACTCGCTTGTCGGAAGACGAGAAGAAGGAACTGCGCCGATTGCTCGATTTGCTGGGATAGCTCCGTAGATTCCGATGGGGCGGATTTGGCCCCAGCCAGCCGCACCCGAAGCGCTGCCACCTTACGCTGACTGATTTCGGAGCGCGGCGCCATGACCGGGCGTATGAGTTTGCTGGCTTTCGTCACCGCCAGCGGGGCGGTGCATTGCCTGGCGGCCATGCCCGGCCACCCTGCGATGGCGGCAATAGCGCTGGGCGGATCGTTGGTGGCTGCCGTGCTTGGATTTTTGTCTCCGGCGCGCTGGCGATGGCGCATTGCAGTCGTTATGACCTGCGCCGCCGCTGGGTTTTTCTCGACGGTTGCGCGCGTCGATCTGCGGCTGGCTGACCGTCTTGAGGACGGCAATATCAATCAAGTTTCCCGGGTGGTGCTGCGCGTGGCTGCGCTGCCGCGCCTGGGGCCGGATACCCGGCAGTTCGAGGCCCAGGTGTTGTCGTCCCTGCCGGACGGCGTGCCCAGCCGCATTATGGTCTCGTGGAGCGCGCCGCAATGGGCCGGCCCATATGGAAGGGTTAACACGCAGCCCTACGCCTTTCCGGACATCGTTCCCGGTCAGGTGTGGCGTATGGCGTTGACCCTGAAGCCGCCTTACGGGCTGCGTAACCCCCACGCTTTCGATTACGAGGCCTACGCCTTCGCGCATGGCATCCGGGCCAGCGGCAGCGTACGAGGCGTGCCCCGCTTGCTGCATGATGAGCCCTGGGCCAGCCTGCCTGTTGTAGCGCAACGCGCTCGGCACGAGGTGCGCGCCGCCATGCACAGGTTTCTTGATGGCAAGCGCTATGGTGCCGTGCTGCTGGCTCTGGCCATCGGTGACCAGGCCAGCGTGTTGCCGGAAGACTGGGATGTCTTCAACCGTACAGGCATCACCCACCTGGTTTCGATCAGCGGCTCGCACATCACCATGATTGCCGCCATGGGCGGTGCGCTGACTTTATGGTTGTGGCGGCGGGCCCGAATGGGCGGCCGGGCGCTGGCCGAGCAGATGCCGGCGCAATTGGCTGCCGCCTTGGCTGCCCTGGTGGTCGCATGGCTGTACTGCTTGCTGGCGGGCTGGGGCGTGCCCGCCCGTCGCACCTTCCTGATGCTCGCGGTGATCGCTGCCGCCTATGTTGTCCGCTTGCCGGTCAGCGCCTCGCGCTTGCTGTCTGTAGTGGCCTTTGCTGTCGTATTGCTCGATCCGTGGGCCTTGCTGGCCAGCGGTTTCTGGCTGTCCTTCGGCGCGGTCTATATATTGATGGCAAGCAGCACTTGGTGGGGCCAGGCGGCTGGTGGCTTACCGAAAAGCCGGCGTCAGCGCTGGCTGGCTATCGCGGCGATGGCAAGTGGCTTGCAACTGGCCATCAGCCTGGCACTGATGCCTTTCCTGGCGTTTATTTTCCACGAGGTGTCGCTGGTATCGCCTTTGGTCAACGCCTATGCGATTCCGGTCATCAGCCTGATTGTGACGCCGCTGGCCCTGTTAAGTGCTGCCGCGGCCATGGTGCCGGGTTTGGCGCCGCTGGCAGAGCTGGCAGCCTGGGTGGGCCACGCTGCGCTGGCTGCCATCATGGTTCCTACGCTATGGCTGGCGCAATTGCCGGTGGCCACGCTCAAGGTGGCCGCAACGCCGTTGGTTCTCGGCGTACTGGCAGTGGCAGGCATTGTCGCGGCCGCTTTGCCCTATGGCTTGCCGGGAAGACGAATCGCCTGGCTATTGATGGCGCCGGCATTGTTCTGGATGCCCAAACG from Pollutimonas thiosulfatoxidans includes:
- a CDS encoding flavin-dependent oxidoreductase translates to MKVTIVGAGIGGLTLALMLHQRGIDCEVFESVRELKPLGVGINLLPHAVAEMTAIGMLDTLTAHAIHTSALHYYNVHGQPIWQEPRGLAAGYPVPQLSIHRGELQLALADEVVRRLGAQCLHTGMAFESLQQDGQGVTARFRNRHSSSVDEVRSDLLIGADGIHSAVRHFFYPTADELRFSGRMLWRAITDAEPYLDGKTMFMAGHQDQKFVCYPISEPLRRDGRSRINWIAELRIDQSDRPPMDWNRQVSASVFEDRFATWKWDWIDIPAIIRGAEAIYEFPLVDKDPLPRWTHERVSLLGDAAHPMYPIGSNGSAQAILDARCVADRLVALDARRGGSTELALKEYEAERLPVTAGIVLKNRLNGPEQVMQIAHERAPAGFAHIHDVVPQQELEEISLQYKRLAGFDPAALKASQSSGGKAAPATTNQEKQS
- a CDS encoding DNA internalization-related competence protein ComEC/Rec2, with protein sequence MTGRMSLLAFVTASGAVHCLAAMPGHPAMAAIALGGSLVAAVLGFLSPARWRWRIAVVMTCAAAGFFSTVARVDLRLADRLEDGNINQVSRVVLRVAALPRLGPDTRQFEAQVLSSLPDGVPSRIMVSWSAPQWAGPYGRVNTQPYAFPDIVPGQVWRMALTLKPPYGLRNPHAFDYEAYAFAHGIRASGSVRGVPRLLHDEPWASLPVVAQRARHEVRAAMHRFLDGKRYGAVLLALAIGDQASVLPEDWDVFNRTGITHLVSISGSHITMIAAMGGALTLWLWRRARMGGRALAEQMPAQLAAALAALVVAWLYCLLAGWGVPARRTFLMLAVIAAAYVVRLPVSASRLLSVVAFAVVLLDPWALLASGFWLSFGAVYILMASSTWWGQAAGGLPKSRRQRWLAIAAMASGLQLAISLALMPFLAFIFHEVSLVSPLVNAYAIPVISLIVTPLALLSAAAAMVPGLAPLAELAAWVGHAALAAIMVPTLWLAQLPVATLKVAATPLVLGVLAVAGIVAAALPYGLPGRRIAWLLMAPALFWMPKRPSEGEWTLHALDVGQGSAIVIQTMRHAFLFDTGLRSGPASDTGARVIAPFLRTQGVHRLDALVVSHADIDHAGGVRSVLEAVPVAQSYSAFGLHAYLVREAAMLAEASMPPMPLAQSGCQYGMRWNIDGVSFAFLWPLDDAPATRSRKRARRNDSGCVLHIQGRYHAALLPGDIGARQEAALVERGLADVDIVLAAHHGSKTSSAPSFVDSMRAQHVIVQAGRWNRYGHPSPLIEQRWRDSGATVWRTDLDGAVQVTSNAVALKVKATRQSSPRYWQTP
- a CDS encoding MarR family winged helix-turn-helix transcriptional regulator, translating into MSKRMNTGEGDPTVPGPSQRLNAQVAGVDYGVLDELVGYALRRAQIRIYQDFLETMAAWSITPPRFSAMTLLDANAGMKLTELANAMGIARSGAVQVVHALEKLGHVKRTDSAVDRRAHSLALTASGTAALRSIRRAIKQHDERISTRLSEDEKKELRRLLDLLG
- a CDS encoding DUF3237 domain-containing protein — encoded protein: MTAIHTPPAVEHLATLTVEVAAPQEVGATPFGNRRVIPITGGTVSGPVFNGRILPGGADFQLISSPTYTDIHARYVIETDQGEQIYVENTGIRTGSQEDIRLLAQGLPVDPARIYFRSIPRFETAAPRLAWLNTHLFLGTGARYPDRVELNFFVVR
- a CDS encoding Bug family tripartite tricarboxylate transporter substrate binding protein, translated to MKLKSISRVLFAAALSFAASTAFAAFPEQPIRLTVGFPAGTGPDIVARTVGDQMSQELGQPVVVENKAGAGGQIAAYSVARGTPNGYNILLGEVGSISISPETTANLSYKPIEEFEPITEAVRTNFVLVTPADSPYKTLAEFVKAAKESTDEFNIATFGAGTPGHFGAEMLAEAGGFKIVPIHYRSTGDAVTAIMSGQVQGAFVTTSMAAPQLAGGKMGALAITGAERAKMLSQVPTFKELGMPDVDFGAWFAFFAPKGTPDAALNVLNEKTIAALQAEKVRKVLEDSGFVIVGSSREDLSSLLVSEQRRWSEVVKKTGFKIN